One window of the Candidatus Glassbacteria bacterium genome contains the following:
- the mutS gene encoding DNA mismatch repair protein MutS has protein sequence MSGETPLMEQYHRIKAEHEDEILLFRMGDFYEMFCEDARIGAQVLGLTLTSRNNGAAGRVPLAGVPVKAVDGYIAKLVRAGYKVAVCEQVEDPKKAKTIVKRAVTEVLTPGTVLSENLLESRQNNYLAAIHPAGKEQVALSWLDLSTGEFYLGGTSLDYLEDELCRISPREILLAGAGGLAEKPRRPGDLPLYDALGPSPDKTYHLTFLDDWRFDRVSCRKSLLKHFEVASFNGFGIDDRHQSLTPAGAILDYVARMQPAGVAHMRKLTPYVAESVMVIDRTTADNLELIYNFSGGSTGTLLEVLDSTRTAMGARTMRRWLLEPLLDLERIAGRHDIVQALTEDGKLRRAVREQLEDVSDIQRLTSRTSSQRANPRDVAALGRSLAAIPTIKALLAGSDSEVLVRLGEGIAEFPDLVKLIGEALADEPPAQLSVGGVIAGGYNAELDELRGLVAQGKDWIARYETSERGRSGIGNLKVKFNKVFGYFIEVTKSNLHLVPEDYTRKQTISTGERYITGELKEYEDKVLGAEEKIESLEYELFCALREHLAGFGAPLIEAAAALGELDALADLAETAVEHNYVRPVMTDGHRIGIRDGRHPVVERMVLEKSFVPNDIVLDNEDEQIVVLTGPNMAGKSTVLRQVGLIVLMAHMGGFVPAAEAEICLTDRIFTRVGASDNLARGQSTFMVEMNETANILNNATPRSLVLLDEIGRGTSTFDGLSIAWAVTEFLHEHERCRAKTVFATHYHELTELEMLLPRVRNYNVLVKEHGERIIFLHKIERGSSDRSYGIQVARLAGIPREVITRAREVLANLESGEFTAENLP, from the coding sequence ATGTCCGGCGAAACGCCCCTGATGGAACAGTATCACCGGATCAAGGCCGAACACGAGGATGAAATCCTCCTGTTCCGCATGGGGGATTTCTACGAGATGTTCTGCGAGGACGCCAGGATCGGCGCGCAGGTGCTGGGCCTGACCCTTACCAGCCGCAACAACGGAGCCGCAGGACGGGTCCCGCTGGCCGGAGTGCCGGTCAAGGCGGTGGACGGCTATATCGCCAAGCTGGTCCGCGCCGGTTACAAGGTGGCTGTCTGCGAGCAGGTGGAAGACCCCAAGAAGGCGAAAACGATTGTCAAGCGTGCGGTCACCGAGGTGCTTACCCCCGGAACAGTGCTCAGCGAGAACCTGCTCGAATCGCGCCAGAATAACTATCTCGCCGCGATCCACCCGGCTGGTAAGGAACAAGTGGCGCTTTCCTGGCTCGATCTCTCCACCGGCGAGTTTTATCTCGGCGGCACCAGCCTGGATTACCTGGAAGACGAACTGTGCAGGATCAGCCCCCGTGAAATCCTGCTGGCCGGAGCGGGCGGGCTGGCCGAGAAACCCCGCCGGCCCGGCGACCTTCCGCTCTACGACGCCCTGGGGCCGTCGCCCGATAAAACTTACCACCTCACTTTCCTCGACGACTGGCGGTTCGACCGCGTCAGCTGCCGCAAGAGCCTGCTTAAACATTTCGAGGTCGCCAGTTTCAACGGCTTCGGGATCGACGACAGGCACCAGTCGCTCACTCCCGCCGGTGCGATCTTGGACTACGTGGCCCGCATGCAGCCGGCCGGAGTTGCCCACATGCGCAAGCTCACACCTTATGTTGCCGAGAGCGTGATGGTGATCGACCGGACCACCGCCGACAACCTGGAACTGATCTATAATTTCAGCGGCGGCAGCACGGGCACCCTGCTAGAGGTACTGGACTCCACCCGCACCGCCATGGGCGCGCGCACCATGAGGCGGTGGCTCCTGGAACCCCTGCTGGACCTGGAGCGGATCGCCGGGCGGCACGACATTGTCCAGGCTCTGACCGAGGACGGCAAACTTCGCCGGGCCGTGCGCGAGCAGCTCGAAGATGTCTCTGATATCCAGCGGCTGACCTCGCGCACTTCCAGCCAGCGGGCCAACCCCCGTGACGTGGCCGCGCTGGGCCGCTCCCTGGCCGCGATTCCCACGATCAAGGCACTGCTGGCCGGCTCGGACAGCGAGGTGCTGGTGCGACTGGGCGAGGGTATCGCCGAGTTCCCGGACCTGGTGAAGTTGATCGGCGAGGCCCTGGCGGACGAGCCGCCGGCCCAGCTCTCCGTGGGCGGGGTGATCGCCGGGGGGTACAACGCCGAACTCGATGAGCTTCGCGGCCTGGTCGCCCAGGGCAAGGACTGGATCGCACGCTACGAGACCTCGGAGCGCGGACGCAGCGGGATCGGCAACCTGAAAGTCAAGTTCAACAAAGTGTTCGGTTATTTTATCGAGGTCACCAAAAGCAACCTTCACCTGGTGCCCGAGGACTACACCCGCAAGCAGACTATCAGCACCGGCGAGCGCTATATCACCGGAGAGCTGAAAGAGTACGAAGACAAGGTGCTGGGGGCCGAGGAAAAAATCGAGTCGCTGGAGTACGAGCTGTTCTGCGCCCTCCGCGAGCACCTGGCCGGTTTCGGCGCGCCGCTGATCGAGGCGGCCGCGGCACTGGGAGAGCTGGACGCTCTGGCCGACCTGGCCGAGACAGCGGTGGAGCACAACTATGTGCGCCCGGTGATGACCGACGGCCACCGGATCGGTATCCGCGACGGCCGTCACCCGGTGGTGGAGCGGATGGTGCTGGAGAAAAGTTTCGTGCCCAACGATATCGTACTGGACAACGAGGACGAGCAGATCGTAGTGCTCACCGGCCCCAATATGGCCGGCAAGAGCACGGTCCTTCGCCAGGTGGGACTGATTGTCCTGATGGCCCACATGGGCGGTTTCGTTCCGGCTGCCGAAGCGGAAATCTGCCTGACCGACCGGATATTCACCCGCGTGGGCGCCAGCGACAACCTGGCTAGAGGCCAGAGCACGTTCATGGTGGAGATGAACGAGACCGCCAATATCCTCAACAACGCAACGCCGCGCAGCCTGGTTCTGCTCGATGAGATCGGGCGGGGCACCAGCACGTTCGACGGGCTCTCGATCGCCTGGGCGGTCACCGAGTTCCTTCACGAGCACGAGCGCTGCCGGGCCAAGACCGTGTTCGCCACCCATTACCACGAACTCACCGAACTGGAAATGCTGCTGCCGCGCGTGCGTAACTACAACGTGCTGGTCAAGGAGCACGGCGAGCGGATCATTTTCCTGCACAAAATCGAGCGGGGCAGCAGTGACCGCAGCTACGGGATCCAGGTGGCCCGTCTGGCCGGGATTCCCCGCGAGGTGATCACCCGCGCCCGCGAGGTGCTGGCCAACCTGGAGAGCGGAGAGTTCACCGCCGAGAACCTCCCC